A window of the Bombina bombina isolate aBomBom1 chromosome 3, aBomBom1.pri, whole genome shotgun sequence genome harbors these coding sequences:
- the MED20 gene encoding mediator of RNA polymerase II transcription subunit 20, which translates to MGVTCVCQVPLAEGKSVQQTVEIMTRKLEQLGAEKQGTFYVDCETYHTAGSSVGTPGQTGKLLYVMHNSEYPLSTFALFENGPCLVADLNLDVLMVKLKGFFQNSKANKMETRGTRYQYCDFLVKIGTVTMGQSGRGISVEVDYCPCAVPGDCWNLMVEFMQSFMGNHAPSVPPVFTAKHDALYAPADTMLQYMELLNKIRKQQQVTVAGMR; encoded by the exons ATGGGGGTAACTTG TGTGTGTCAGGTTCCTCTAGCAGAAGGAAAAAGTGTACAACAAACAGTGGAGATTATGACCCGAAAGCTGGAACAACTTGGAGCAGAGAAGCAAGGGACATTTTATGTGGACTGTGAAACGTATCACACAGCTGGATCCAGTGTGGGAACTCCAG GTCAAACTGGGAAACTTCTTTATGTCATGCACAATTCAGAGTACCCTCTCAGCACCTTTGCATTGTTTGAAAATGGTCCTTGCTTGGTCGCTGACCTAAACCTTGATGTCCTTATGGTGAAGCTTAAGGGGTTCTTCCAGAACTCCAAGGCCAACAAGATGGAGACGCGAGGCACACGCTACCAGTATTGTGACTTCCTTGTGAAGATTGGAACAGTCACTATGGGGCAGAGTGGTCGAGGCATCTCTGTAGAG GTGGATTATTGTCCGTGTGCTGTGCCTGGTGACTGCTGGAATCTGATGGTGGAGTTCATGCAGAGCTTCATGGGAAACCACGCACCTTCTGTCCCACCGGTCTTTACTGCCAAGCATGATGCCTTATACGCACCTGCAGATACTATGCTGCAATACATGGAGCTCTTGAACAAAATCCGTAAGCAGCAGCAAGTAACAGTGGCTGGAATGCGATGA